Proteins from a single region of Pseudomonas quebecensis:
- a CDS encoding GIY-YIG nuclease family protein yields the protein MTDPVQTKPWFVYLVRAANGALYCGISNDPQRRFAMHQSGKGARFFLSSPAVALVYTEQCASKGEALRQERLIKRLKKSAKECLAASGSLI from the coding sequence GTGACTGATCCCGTTCAAACCAAACCCTGGTTCGTCTACCTGGTGCGCGCCGCCAATGGCGCGCTGTATTGCGGCATCAGCAATGACCCGCAGCGCCGCTTCGCGATGCACCAGAGCGGCAAGGGCGCGCGGTTTTTCCTGTCCAGCCCGGCCGTGGCGCTGGTGTACACCGAGCAGTGTGCGAGCAAGGGCGAAGCGCTGCGCCAGGAGCGCTTGATCAAGCGACTGAAGAAGAGCGCCAAGGAAT